GAGCGACTGGCCATCGGTGGCTCGGTCGCAGGCGATCTGGTCGACGGCGACAGCACCCTGTCCTCCGGCGAGTATGTCGATGTCTATACCTTCGAGGGCCGGGCTGGACAGCAGGTGACGGTGAGCATGACGTCCGGTGACGTCGATGCCTATGTGATGCTGCGCGGCCCCGCAGGCTTTGCCGAGGAAAACGACGATCGCGACGCGGGCCTGACCGATGCCCAGGTCAGCGTCCGCCTGCCCGCCAACGGCACCTACCGCATCCAGGCAACGACCTATCAGCCCGGTGAGACGGGCCGCTATCGGATCGCCGTGGTCGAGGGCGGTGCCTCGACGACAGCACAGGGGGGCGGTGCCGTGACCGTGGGCGCGCCCAACCGCGGGCAGTTGCTGGATGGTGACGGCCGCCTCCCCGCCGGGGAATACGTCGACCGCTGGATCCTGAACGGCACGCCTGGCCAAGCCTATGTCGCCCAGCTGAATACCGGTGATTTCGACGCCTATCTGTTTGTTCGCGGCGAGGGACTGGAAGCCGACAACGACGATGACACCAGCGGCCGTGGCAGCACCAACAGCCGCCTGGAATTCGTGATGCCCGAGGATGGTCAGGTCGTCCTGTCCGCAACCAGCTATCGCGGGGAAGAGACCGGTGCCTATACGCTCATGGTGGATGAGGCGGGTACTCAGACCGCCAGCGTGGGCACTCCCGTATCTGGCGGACGTCTTCGTCTGGGTCAGGTGGTGAACGGCGACCTGGCCGAGGGCGACTCCACCTTGAGGTCTGGCGAGTACACCCAGGTCTTCACGCTGAGCGGATCGGCGGGCGACCAGATCGACCTGCAGATGGTTTCCGCCAATTTCGACCCCTATCTGTTCATCACCGGGCCTGACGATTTTTCGGCCGCGAATGACGATGATCCCTCCGGCGAGAATGGCGTCAACAGCCGCCTGATCGTCACCCTGCCCTCCGACGGCGACTATCAGGTCTATGCCACCAGCTATGCCCCCGGCGAGAGCGGCGACTTCCGCCTGACGGCGAACCGCGCCAGCGGATCCGCCATCGCCCAGGCCGAGACGGCGCTGGCGTCGCGCGTGCCGGCGTTCGAGACCGGCATCGACATGAACGGCAGCCTGGCCGACGGCGATCAGGCCCTGCCTGACGGCGAATATGCGGACCGCTATACTTTCCAGGGCCGGGCGGGTGAACGGATCGCCCTGACGGTCGAGTCGGGCCAGTTCGACACCTATCTGTTTGTGCGCGGCCCGGGCGGGTTCAGCAGCGACAACGACGATGGTCCGGATGGCACCAACAGCCGCATCGACGCCGTCCTGCCCGCCGATGGCGAGTATACCGTCACGGTTACCTCCTATGGCCCTGGCGAGACGGGCCGCTATCGGTTCGTGGCCGGGCCCAGCCTGGGTACGCCGCGTCAAGCCGGCGTCCAGGGCGGAACGCGTGTGTTCGCCGTCATGGTCGGTATCTCCGACTATGGTGGCACTGGTGACCTGGCTTATACGGCCGACGATGCGCTGAAACTGGCCGAGGCCCTGCGCCGCGAAGGCGTGCTGAACCCCGCCAGCATCACCCTGACCGACGCCGATGCCACGGTTGACGGTGTCCGCGAAGCCTTTGCCGAGGTCGCGGCCCAGGCCGGGCCGAACGACATCTTCCTGTTCTTCTATTCAGGACACGGGGCCCAGCACCCGGGCAGCTTCAATCCGAACGAGCCGGATTCGCGTTACGAGACCATTGCCCTGCGCGATGGCGAGATCACCGACACCGAAATGGCGGAACTTTTCGGCACCCTGGACACCCGCTTGGCCATGATCGTCCTGGACAGCTGTTTTTCGGGCGGTTTCGCGCGCAACGTCGTCAGCCGGCCGGGCGTGATCGGCCTGTTCAGCTCGGAGGAGGACCTGACCAGCCAGGTGGCCGGTAAGTTCGAAGCGGGGGGATACCTGGCCCACTTCCTGCGGACCGGTCTCTCCGGTGAGGCCAATATGGACGGCGACGACATGATCACGGCCGGCGAACTGACCACCTATCTGCGCCGCAAGTTCGCGGCCGAGGTGTCCGATGTCGGGGCCGAAACGATCGACGGTCAGCGCAGCTATCAGAACCTGGTCGTGGATCGCGGCGGGGTTCAGGTCGACGACGTGGTGATCCGTATCGCCGCGCGCTGATCCTGCCTGCGGGGCAAAAGAAAACGGCGGCCTCCGGGATCGGAGGCCGCCGTCGTCATTTCAGGCTCTGATCGGGATCAGTGAACCCCGGCCATGCCCTTCTTCAGGATGGGCGAGACCACGAACAGGAAGATCCCGACGCCGACGCCGACCCAACCGATCGTCGAAAAGATCGAGCTGAAGGTCTGCAGGGCCAGACCCGGATCGGTCACGACGCCCGCAACCGTCTTGGTCGCCGTCGCCTTGGCGATGATGCCCGCCACGATGTGTGCGACCGAGCTGGACAGGAACCAGACCCCCATCATCATGCCGACCACGCGTTCCACCGACAGCTTGGTGATCATCGACAGACCCACGGGCGAGAGGCAGAGCTCGCCGATGGTGTGCAGCAGATAGGTCAGGAACAGGAACATCAACGGCACGCGGAAGTCTGCGTTGGCAGCATTCAGCGCCGCCCAGGCCAGCAGCAGGAAGCCTGCACCGACGAACACCAGGCCGAACGAGAACTTGACCGGCGTCGACGGCTCCATGTTCCGGCGGCCCAGCCACACCCAGAGCGCCGCCATGAGCGGGCCCAGGACAATGATGATGCCGGGGTTGAAGGACTGGGTATAGCCGACGTTGAACCAGCTGGGCATCTCGGTCGATTGGTCAGCGAAGACGCTGAGCGACGACCCGGCCTGTTCGAACAGGGCCCAGAAGAGGACCGAGAAGAAGATCAGCACCTGGGCCACCAGCATCCGCGAGCG
The genomic region above belongs to Brevundimonas vitisensis and contains:
- a CDS encoding pre-peptidase C-terminal domain-containing protein, producing MLKMFARAAGVLLGTAGLALMLGVSPVAAQERLAIGGSVAGDLVDGDSTLSSGEYVDVYTFEGRAGQQVTVSMTSGDVDAYVMLRGPAGFAEENDDRDAGLTDAQVSVRLPANGTYRIQATTYQPGETGRYRIAVVEGGASTTAQGGGAVTVGAPNRGQLLDGDGRLPAGEYVDRWILNGTPGQAYVAQLNTGDFDAYLFVRGEGLEADNDDDTSGRGSTNSRLEFVMPEDGQVVLSATSYRGEETGAYTLMVDEAGTQTASVGTPVSGGRLRLGQVVNGDLAEGDSTLRSGEYTQVFTLSGSAGDQIDLQMVSANFDPYLFITGPDDFSAANDDDPSGENGVNSRLIVTLPSDGDYQVYATSYAPGESGDFRLTANRASGSAIAQAETALASRVPAFETGIDMNGSLADGDQALPDGEYADRYTFQGRAGERIALTVESGQFDTYLFVRGPGGFSSDNDDGPDGTNSRIDAVLPADGEYTVTVTSYGPGETGRYRFVAGPSLGTPRQAGVQGGTRVFAVMVGISDYGGTGDLAYTADDALKLAEALRREGVLNPASITLTDADATVDGVREAFAEVAAQAGPNDIFLFFYSGHGAQHPGSFNPNEPDSRYETIALRDGEITDTEMAELFGTLDTRLAMIVLDSCFSGGFARNVVSRPGVIGLFSSEEDLTSQVAGKFEAGGYLAHFLRTGLSGEANMDGDDMITAGELTTYLRRKFAAEVSDVGAETIDGQRSYQNLVVDRGGVQVDDVVIRIAAR